A genomic segment from Saimiri boliviensis isolate mSaiBol1 chromosome 14, mSaiBol1.pri, whole genome shotgun sequence encodes:
- the LOC141581230 gene encoding leukocyte immunoglobulin-like receptor subfamily A member 3 isoform X2, with product MTAVHRGLIHLQSRAVGGDAMTPILMVLICLGLSLGPRTHVQAGTLPKPTLWAEPGSVITQGSPVTLRCQGSLETQEYRLYREKKAASWIRQIPQELVKKGQFPIQSIAGEHTGQYRCRYHGRTDWSEPSDPLELVMTGGYNKPTLSALPSPVVTPGVSVTLQCGSLVAFDGFALCKEEDEHSQRLNSQPCTRGSSRAVFPVGPVSPSRRWTYRCYGYHSHSPYVWSSPSDVLELLVPGVSEKPSLSVQPGPVVTPGETLTLQCGSDVGYDRFALYKDWGTDLLQRPGRQLQAGLSQANFTLSPVSRSHGGQYRCSGAHNFSSEWSAPSDPLDILIAGQIPDTPSLSVQPGPTVASGENVTLLCQSQGWMDTFLLTKEGAAGAPLRLSSKYQSDKYQAEFPMSPVTSAHTGTYRCYGSRSFNPYLLSHPSDPLELVVSGPQDQLVPPTESDPRSGAAETLNPSQNKSDSKDASHPQDYTVGNLIRMGMAGLVLVVLGILLFEAQHSQRSPQDAARR from the exons ATGACAGCTGTG CACCGAGGGCTCATCCATCTGCAGAGCAGGGCAGTGGGAGGAGACGCCATGACCCCCATCCTCATGGTGCTGATCTGTCTCG GGCTGAGTCTGGGCCCCAGGACCCACGTGCAGGCAG GGACCCTCCCCAAGCCCACCCTCTGGGCTGAACCAGGCTCTGTGATCACCCAGGGGAGTCCCGTGACCCTCAGGTGCCAGGGGAGCCTGGAGACACAGGAGTACCGTCTATATcgagaaaaaaaagcagcatccTGGATTAGGCAGATCCCACAGGAGCTTGTGAAGAAGGGCCAGTTCCCCATCCAGTCCATTGCCGGGGAACACACAGGGCAGTATCGCTGTCGGTATCATGGACGCACTGACTGGTCAGAGCCCAGTGACCCCCTGGAGCTGGTGATGACAG GAGGCTACAATAAACCCACCctctcagccctgcccagccctgtggtGACCCCAGGAGTAAGCGTGACCCTCCAGTGTGGCTCACTGGTGGCATTTGATGGGTTTGCTCTGTGTAAGGAAGAAGATGAACACTCACAACGCCTGAACTCCCAGCCCTGTACCCGTGGGTCATCCCGGGCAGTCTTCCCCGTGGGCCCCGTGAGCCCCAGTCGCAGGTGGACATACAGGTGCTATGGTTATCACTCTCACTCTCCCTATGTGTGGTCTTCACCCAGTGATGTCCTGGAGCTCCTGGTCCCAG GTGTTTCTGAGAAGCCATCACTCTCAGTGCAGCCGGGTCCTGTCGTGACCCCTGGGGAGACCCTGACCCTCCAGTGTGGCTCTGATGTCGGCTATGATAGGTTCGCTCTGTACAAGGATTGGGGAACTGACCTCCTCCAGCGCCCTGGCCGGCAGCTCCAGGCTGGGCTCTCCCAGGCCAACTTCACCCTGAGCCCTGTGAGCCGCTCCCACGGGGGCCAGTACAGATGCTCTGGTGCCCACAACTTTTCCTCTGAGTGGTCGGCCCCCAGTGACCCCCTGGACATCCTGATCGCAG GACAGATCCCTGACACACCCTCCCTCTCAGTGCAGCCGGGCCCCACGGTGGCCTCAGGAGAGAACGTGACCCTGCTGTGTCAGTCACAGGGGTGGATGGACACTTTCCTTCTGACCAAGGAGGGAGCAGCTGGTGCCCCGCTTCGTCTAAGTTCAAAGTACCAATCTGATAAGTACCAGGCTGAATTCCCCATGAGTCCTGTGACCTCAGCCCACACGGGCACTTACAGGTGCTACGGCTCACGGAGCTTCAACCCCTACCTGCTGTCTCACCCCAGTGACCCCCTGGAGCTCGTGGTCTCAG GCCCTCAGGACCAGCTTGTCCCTCCCACGGAGTCTGATCCCCGGAGTG GAGCAGCTGAGACCCTCAACCCATCACAAAACAAGTCTGACTCCAAGGATG CCTCACACCCTCAGGATTACACAGTGGGGAATCTCATCCGCATGGGCATGGCTGGCTTGGTCCTGGTGGTCCTCGGCATTCTGCTATTTGAGGCTCAGCACAGCCAGAGAAGCCCCCAAGATGCAGCCAGGAGGTGA
- the LOC141581234 gene encoding leukocyte immunoglobulin-like receptor subfamily A member 3 has product MHRGLIHPRSRAVGGDAMTPILMVLIYVGLSLGPRSHVQAGTVPKPTLWAEPGSVITQGSPVTLRCQGSLEAQEYRLYPEKKAASWISQISQEFVKKGHFPIQSIAEEHAGRYRCQYRRLTRWSKPSDPLELVMTGAYIKPTLSALPSPVVTPGGNVTLQCGSQVAPDGFTLCKEEDEHPQRLNSQPCTRGSSRAVFSAGPLSPSRRWTYRCYGYYSHSPYVWSSPSDVLELRVPGEKFTTLPGDP; this is encoded by the exons ATG CACCGAGGGCTCATCCATCCGCGGAGCAGGGCAGTGGGAGGAGACGCCATGACCCCCATCCTCATGGTCCTGATCTATGTCG GGCTGAGTCTGGGCCCCAGGAGCCACGTGCAGGCAG GGACCGTCCCCAAGCCCACCCTCTGGGCTGAGCCAGGCTCTGTGATCACCCAGGGGAGTCCCGTGACCCTCAGGTGCCAGGGGAGCCTGGAAGCCCAGGAGTACCGtctatatccagaaaaaaaagcagcatccTGGATTAGTCAGATCTCGCAGGAGTTTGTGAAGAAGGGCCATTTCCCCATCCAGTCCATTGCTGAGGAACACGCAGGGCGCTATCGCTGTCAGTATCGCAGACTCACTCGCTGGTCAAAGCCCAGTGACCCCCTGGAGCTGGTGATGACAG GAGCCTACATCAAACCCACCctctcagccctgcccagccctgtggtGACCCCAGGAGGAAACGTGACCCTCCAGTGTGGCTCACAGGTGGCACCTGATGGCTTCACTCTGTGTAAGGAAGAAGATGAACACCCACAACGCCTGAACTCCCAGCCCTGTACCCGTGGGTCGTCTCGGGCCGTCTTCTCCGCGGGCCCCTTGAGCCCCAGTCGCAGGTGGACGTACAGGTGCTATGGTTATTACTCTCACTCTCCCTATGTGTGGTCTTCACCCAGTGATGTCCTGGAGCTCCGGGTCCCAGGTGAGAAATTCACAACATTGCCTGGAGATCCCTGA
- the LOC141581230 gene encoding leukocyte immunoglobulin-like receptor subfamily A member 3 isoform X1, with translation MTAVHRGLIHLQSRAVGGDAMTPILMVLICLGLSLGPRTHVQAGTLPKPTLWAEPGSVITQGSPVTLRCQGSLETQEYRLYREKKAASWIRQIPQELVKKGQFPIQSIAGEHTGQYRCRYHGRTDWSEPSDPLELVMTGGYNKPTLSALPSPVVTPGVSVTLQCGSLVAFDGFALCKEEDEHSQRLNSQPCTRGSSRAVFPVGPVSPSRRWTYRCYGYHSHSPYVWSSPSDVLELLVPGVSEKPSLSVQPGPVVTPGETLTLQCGSDVGYDRFALYKDWGTDLLQRPGRQLQAGLSQANFTLSPVSRSHGGQYRCSGAHNFSSEWSAPSDPLDILIAGQIPDTPSLSVQPGPTVASGENVTLLCQSQGWMDTFLLTKEGAAGAPLRLSSKYQSDKYQAEFPMSPVTSAHTGTYRCYGSRSFNPYLLSHPSDPLELVVSGEAPDPVLSELKGSAQALPQESSGLGWREGALKEAQPEGPQPSEGRRTVGPSQAHPPSAASPASGRWWGADGNLASPRTVLRLPEDPVPLKDQAQTSLQGAGQRQSEGYKLPGALRLRW, from the exons ATGACAGCTGTG CACCGAGGGCTCATCCATCTGCAGAGCAGGGCAGTGGGAGGAGACGCCATGACCCCCATCCTCATGGTGCTGATCTGTCTCG GGCTGAGTCTGGGCCCCAGGACCCACGTGCAGGCAG GGACCCTCCCCAAGCCCACCCTCTGGGCTGAACCAGGCTCTGTGATCACCCAGGGGAGTCCCGTGACCCTCAGGTGCCAGGGGAGCCTGGAGACACAGGAGTACCGTCTATATcgagaaaaaaaagcagcatccTGGATTAGGCAGATCCCACAGGAGCTTGTGAAGAAGGGCCAGTTCCCCATCCAGTCCATTGCCGGGGAACACACAGGGCAGTATCGCTGTCGGTATCATGGACGCACTGACTGGTCAGAGCCCAGTGACCCCCTGGAGCTGGTGATGACAG GAGGCTACAATAAACCCACCctctcagccctgcccagccctgtggtGACCCCAGGAGTAAGCGTGACCCTCCAGTGTGGCTCACTGGTGGCATTTGATGGGTTTGCTCTGTGTAAGGAAGAAGATGAACACTCACAACGCCTGAACTCCCAGCCCTGTACCCGTGGGTCATCCCGGGCAGTCTTCCCCGTGGGCCCCGTGAGCCCCAGTCGCAGGTGGACATACAGGTGCTATGGTTATCACTCTCACTCTCCCTATGTGTGGTCTTCACCCAGTGATGTCCTGGAGCTCCTGGTCCCAG GTGTTTCTGAGAAGCCATCACTCTCAGTGCAGCCGGGTCCTGTCGTGACCCCTGGGGAGACCCTGACCCTCCAGTGTGGCTCTGATGTCGGCTATGATAGGTTCGCTCTGTACAAGGATTGGGGAACTGACCTCCTCCAGCGCCCTGGCCGGCAGCTCCAGGCTGGGCTCTCCCAGGCCAACTTCACCCTGAGCCCTGTGAGCCGCTCCCACGGGGGCCAGTACAGATGCTCTGGTGCCCACAACTTTTCCTCTGAGTGGTCGGCCCCCAGTGACCCCCTGGACATCCTGATCGCAG GACAGATCCCTGACACACCCTCCCTCTCAGTGCAGCCGGGCCCCACGGTGGCCTCAGGAGAGAACGTGACCCTGCTGTGTCAGTCACAGGGGTGGATGGACACTTTCCTTCTGACCAAGGAGGGAGCAGCTGGTGCCCCGCTTCGTCTAAGTTCAAAGTACCAATCTGATAAGTACCAGGCTGAATTCCCCATGAGTCCTGTGACCTCAGCCCACACGGGCACTTACAGGTGCTACGGCTCACGGAGCTTCAACCCCTACCTGCTGTCTCACCCCAGTGACCCCCTGGAGCTCGTGGTCTCAGGTGAGGCCCCTGACCCTGTCCTCTCTGAGCTCAAAGGCTCAgctcaggccctgccccaggAGAGCTCTGGgctgggatggagggagggggctCTGAAGGAGGCTCAGCCAGAGGGGCCTCAGCCCTCAGAGGGAAGGAGGACAGTGGGGCCCTCCCAGGCACACCCACCCTCAGCCGCATCACCAGCATCAGGAAGGTGGTGGGGAGCAGACGGGAACTTGGCCTCCCCCAGGACAGTCCTGAGGCTCCCAGAGGATCCCGTTCCTCTCAAGGACCAAGCACAGACTTCCCTCCAGGGAGCTGGACAGAGACAGAGCGAGGGCTACAAGCTCCCAGGGGCTCTGAGGCTGCGCTGGTGA